GCGGGGGCTTGCCGTTGTCTCTGACCAGGACAAGGAGCTTCTGCTTGACGCTGTCTCTCTCTGTCACCGGCCTCCTCAGACGCACCTCCCCGCTTTGGAGGGCCACGGAAAACAGCCCTGGGTCGGTGGCCCTCAGCAGGTGGTAGGAGAGCCAGGAGTTCTGTCCCGAGTCGGCGTCGACGGCCACCACTTTGCTGATGAGGTAGCCCGCCTCAGCCGACACGGGCACCAGCTCACTGGACgctgggctgctgtcctgggctgggtAGAGCACCAGCGGTGCGTTGTCATTCTCGTCCAGCACGACCAGGCGGACGGTGACGTTGGCTCTGAGGGGAGGAGAGCCCGCGTCAGAGGCACTGACCGTCACCTCGGTCTGCCTCAAGTGCTCGTAGTCCAGGGGCCGCAGCACAAACACGTGTCCGTTCTCAGAGTTCACAGAGATGCAGGAGCACGAGGGCCGCTCTGCCCCTTGCTCTGGGGCCAGGGAATAGGTCACCTTGGCATTGAGCCCCACGTCAGCATCTGCAGCACTGACGGCCCCAACAAACACCGTGGGGACGTTGTTCTCACGCACGTACATGGTGTAGGAGCTCTGGTTGAAGACGGGGGCGTTGTCATTGACATCGGAGATGTCCACGCTGAAGGTCTGGGTGGTTGTGAGAGGAGGCGACCCCGCATCTGCTGCCCTCACACTGAGGATGTAGCGAGGCGTCTCCTCGCGGTCCAGCGCGCTCACTGTCACCAGCTCATAGTAATTCTTATAGGCTGGCCGCAGGGAGAAAAAGAGCTGATCCTCGAGGGCACAGGAGATCTTCCCGTTGGCACCAGAATCCCGGTCCCTGACCGCAAACAGGGCAACCACCGTGCCGGGCACTGTGTTCTCGGGGAGGGGACTGCTGAAGGAACTGACCACCAGCTCTGGGGCATTGTCATTCACATCCACCACTTCCACCAGCACTTTGCAGATTGCTGAGAGACCCCCACCATCTGTGGCTTGGACACGCAGTTCATAATGCTCTGCTTCCTCGAAGTCCAGAGATTTTGTGAGCTTTATTTCACCAGTGATGGGATCAATCACAAATGCAGAGTCTTTCTGTCCCACTGCATCGCTTAGTTGATAGGTGATGTCTCCATTAACTCCTGCATCCTGATCTGTTGCCATCACTGTCAGAACCACAGAGCCTTCGGGCATGTTCTCCAGAACCCTTCCAATATAACGATCTTGTTTGAATATCGGAGCATTGTCATT
This portion of the Vidua macroura isolate BioBank_ID:100142 chromosome 15, ASM2450914v1, whole genome shotgun sequence genome encodes:
- the LOC128815060 gene encoding protocadherin beta-4-like, producing the protein MALARQVLCLSAFLSLPHARAEPIRYSVAEEAESGSLVGQLAEDAGLTPAQLSARRARLVSEDGRQHFRLDRASGRLVVAARLDREELCGQSATCMLPFELLLSNPLQFFRVEVALDDINDHSPVFRQDRVNFRILETSEPGSRFPLEMARDLDIGSNAVQEYSISPPNEYFSVSYGSRSNTDKYLELVLDKPLDREEHAEMGFRVIAVDGGSPPRSGTTEISIIILDVNDNAPIFKQDRYIGRVLENMPEGSVVLTVMATDQDAGVNGDITYQLSDAVGQKDSAFVIDPITGEIKLTKSLDFEEAEHYELRVQATDGGGLSAICKVLVEVVDVNDNAPELVVSSFSSPLPENTVPGTVVALFAVRDRDSGANGKISCALEDQLFFSLRPAYKNYYELVTVSALDREETPRYILSVRAADAGSPPLTTTQTFSVDISDVNDNAPVFNQSSYTMYVRENNVPTVFVGAVSAADADVGLNAKVTYSLAPEQGAERPSCSCISVNSENGHVFVLRPLDYEHLRQTEVTVSASDAGSPPLRANVTVRLVVLDENDNAPLVLYPAQDSSPASSELVPVSAEAGYLISKVVAVDADSGQNSWLSYHLLRATDPGLFSVALQSGEVRLRRPVTERDSVKQKLLVLVRDNGKPPLSATAALSALLLKDFSDVRLPHSSPATEDQDGSLTTYLIISLVFVSLLFLISTAVFVARKVCRRKQLKAGHVLYGADNLQSGLADAAAAGSLPRAYCYEISLTTGSGNSEFKFLKPILPSLPPQHCAVGQGPDEEQDFPCVPVSTEDMVPDNAGTLSAGQFNALSFN